A DNA window from Drosophila pseudoobscura strain MV-25-SWS-2005 chromosome 2, UCI_Dpse_MV25, whole genome shotgun sequence contains the following coding sequences:
- the LOC4800826 gene encoding palmitoyltransferase ZDHHC6: MSAEISGFRRFIHWGPITALSIIKCITLTTLYMNSMWWPPNESFAGFAHQALFLMLSTLATFNYVMATLTGPGLLPRQWQPKELKDTEYLQYCKACEGYKAPRSHHCRKCNRCVKKMDHHCPWINHCVGWANHAYFSYFLLFSILGSMQATVVLCGSFYRGIYRYYYLTHGLVHLASVQFTVYSIIMCITGMGLAIGVVIGLGMLLFIQLKTIVANQTGIEIWIVEKAIYRRYAIGESEDSFVYPYDLGWWLNLKQVFNDECQKLGDGIDWPVLKGCDQYTLTREQLAQKEEKRARTRTYKCHSPVTGRWLPVCSQGWSVCMGAPCTDEPRIRLQPGDIIKVTRFRKHWLFGERELTKQELGADKTHQRKGHIRGWFPRRSAVEVIEVHECGGEPGSDNLPENGTCNGGHAQLRQQQRNGHAKKYM; the protein is encoded by the exons atgaGTGCTGAAATATCCGGCTTTCGCCGTTTTATACATTGGGGCCCAATCACAGCCCTGA GCATTATCAAGTGCATAACGCTGACAACGCTCTACATGAACTCGATGTGGTGGCCGCCAAATGAATCATTCGCTGGCTTTGCCCATCAGGCCTTATTCCTAATGCTCTCCACGCTGGCCACATTCAATTACGTCATGGCCACGCTGACAGGTCCCGGCCTGCTGCCAAGACAATGGCAGCCAAAG GAGCTCAAGGACACAGAGTACCTTCAATACTGCAAGGCGTGCGAGGGCTACAAAGCTCCTCGCTCCCATCACTGTCGCAAGT GCAACCGATGCGTTAAGAAGATGGATCATCATTGCCCGTGGATCAACCACTGTGTGGGCTGGGCCAATCATGCCTACTTCTCGTACTTCCTGCTCTTCTCCATATTGGGCAGCATGCAGGCCACCGTAGTCCTCTGCGGCTCCTTCTATCGTGGCATCTATCGCTACTATTATCTGACCCATGGCCTGGTGCACCTGGCCAGCGTCCAGTTCACAGTCTATAGCATCATAATGTGCATCACAGGCATGGGCCTGGCCATTGGAGTGGTCATTGGCCTGGGCATGCTGCTGTTTATTCAACTCAAGACGATTGTCGCCAACCAGACGGGCATTGAAATCTGGATAGTCGAGAAGGCAATCTATCGCCGCTACGCCATCGGCGAGAGCGAGGATAGTTTCGTCTATCCGTATGATCTGGGCTGGTGGCTCAATCTGAAGCAGGTGTTTAATGACGAGTGCCAAAAGCTCGGCGACGGCATCGACTGGCCCGTGTTAAAGGGCTGTGATCAATACACATTGACG CGAGAGCAACTGGCGCAGAAGGAAGAAAAACGAGCCCGGACACGTACCTACAAGTGTCATAGTCCCGTCACGGGTCGATGGCTTCCCGTTTGCTCGCAGGGTTGGAGCGTATGCATGGGCGCTCCCTGCACTGATGAGCCGCGAATCCGCCTACAACCAGGTGACATAATTAAAGTTACGCGCTTTCGCAAGCATTGGCTCTTTGGGGAGCGGGAACTCACCAAGCAGGAGCTGGGCGCCGACAAGACGCATCAGCGCAAGGGACATATACGTGGCTGGTTTCCACGCCGAAGCGCCGTCGAGGTTATCGAGGTACACGAGTGCGGCGGCGAACCTGGCAGCGACAATCTGCCCGAGAACGGCACTTGTAACGGAGGACATGCTCAactgaggcagcagcaacgcaaTGGACACGCCAAGAAGTATATGTAA
- the Dip-C gene encoding xaa-Pro dipeptidase — protein MAAFQMGSGYAVPMTLFKNNRDRVSKALLRQLSKNLKFDSGNLLVLLEGGKDKSLYNTDVDYVFRQESYFQYLFGAKEPGCYGILTINVRTGGVSSILFVPRLPEEYSTWMGELLTPEEFKAMYEVDAVYYLDELTDYLEKAAPKLILTLSGTNSDSGLTMQPPEFDGKEKYVTDCDLLYPILSECRVIKSAEEIEVLRYVAKVSSDAHIKVMKFIRPGKMEFEGESLFLHHSYSVGGCRHASYTCICGSGTNSSILHYGHAGAPNSRPIQDGEMCLFDMGANYCGYAADITCTFPANGKFTDDQKFIYNAVLDARNAVSETARDGVSWVDMHKLAGKVLLQRLKEGGMLKGDVDEMLEAGLSAVFQPHGLGHLIGLDVHDVGGYLPTEPKRPNEPWLCKLRFARVLKAGMYVTIEPGCYFIKRLMDGALANPELRKFINVDVFNRFRNFGGVRIEDDVLITQNGIENFAIVPRTVEEIEATMSSE, from the coding sequence ATGGCCGCCTTTCAGATGGGATCGGGCTACGCAGTGCCTATGACCCTGTTTAAGAACAATAGAGATCGCGTTTCCAAAGCTCTGTTGCGACAACTCTCGAAGAACCTCAAGTTTGATTCGGGCAATTTGCTCGTTCTGCTGGAGGGCGGCAAGGATAAGAGTTTGTACAACACCGATGTGGACTATGTCTTTCGCCAGGAGTCATATTTTCAGTATCTTTTTGGAGCCAAGGAGCCCGGCTGCTATGGCATCCTCACGATCAACGTACGGACGGGGGGCGTGTCCAGCATTCTTTTTGTGCCGCGACTTCCTGAGGAGTACAGCACCTGGATGGGCGAGCTGCTTACACCAGAAGAGTTCAAGGCCATGTACGAAGTGGATGCGGTCTACTATCTGGATGAACTCACGGACTATCTGGAGAAGGCAGCTCCCAAGCTGATATTGACGCTCAGTGGCACAAACAGCGATAGCGGCCTCACAATGCAGCCGCCCGAGTTCGATGGCAAGGAGAAGTATGTAACCGACTGCGACCTACTCTACCCCATATTGTCCGAGTGCCGCGTTATCAAGTCTGCCGAAGAGATCGAAGTTCTGCGTTATGTGGCAAAGGTCTCGTCGGACGCCCACATCAAAGTAATGAAGTTCATACGCCCTGGCAAGATGGAGTTTGAGGGGGAGTCTCTGTTCCTCCACCACTCCTACTCCGTAGGAGGTTGTCGTCATGCCTCCTACACATGCatctgcggcagcggcaccaACTCGTCTATTCTGCACTATGGCCATGCCGGAGCACCCAACAGCCGACCCATCCAGGATGGCGAAATGTGCTTGTTCGACATGGGGGCCAACTACTGCGGATATGCGGCAGACATTACCTGCACTTTCCCAGCCAACGGCAAGTTCACGGATGACCAGAAGTTCATTTACAATGCTGTGCTAGATGCTCGCAACGCGGTTTCTGAGACAGCACGCGATGGCGTTTCGTGGGTGGACATGCACAAGCTTGCCGGCAAGGTATTGCTGCAACGTCTCAAGGAGGGTGGCATGCTTAAGGGCGATGTCGATGAAATGCTCGAAGCTGGACTCTCGGCCGTCTTTCAGCCGCACGGCCTGGGGCACCTGATTGGCCTGGACGTTCACGATGTGGGCGGATATTTGCCCACTGAGCCGAAGCGCCCCAACGAGCCGTGGCTGTGCAAGTTGCGCTTTGCCCGTGTTCTCAAGGCTGGCATGTACGTGACCATTGAGCCGGGTTGCTACTTCATAAAGCGATTGATGGACGGCGCTCTGGCCAATCCAGAACTACGCAAATTCATCAATGTGGACGTCTTCAATCGTTTCCGCAACTTTGGTGGTGTTCGCATTGAGGACGATGTCCTCATTACCCAGAATGGTATTGAGAATTTTGCAATTGTGCCACGCACCGTTGAGGAAATCGAGGCGACCATGAGCTCCGAATAG